One window of Botrimarina mediterranea genomic DNA carries:
- a CDS encoding glycosyltransferase family 4 protein, which yields MPGIAPLPLVDDDMSNHAVRSLSNGPQSSVAMTEPVEGRRLRVLQVAHACHPHQSMESRIGWYRAVHAARRHDVTVLHGDATNDALLRDEAQRLGIGDRMHFVGIDRCGLGEFFNRWATTYYVGYRLWHRCAFKEARRLHSEKPFDLAHQTTYCGYREPGEAWRLGVPFVWGPVGGTQAFPTAYLTQLAPRDAWIELCRNAINAWQLRFSRRVHGAIRRASVVVAATQKAADDLRKATGRMTPVLLETALDVPIVPARAPRQPGEPLRILWSGRLRAWKTLPLLLKALPLLPPDVDWRLRILGVGPSEKAWRREAERLGVADRIEWLGWPDYRSTLPHYQWADVLAFTSMRDTSGTGLLEALASGTPIVGVDHQGAADIMTPECAVPVAVGAPKDTVRGMAVALTRLAREPDLWRRLSEGARAVAAERLWDGQADVLLGWYESAVAPLATPQAAAARAAAAAHRPAAAAVRTTKQPSVG from the coding sequence ATGCCTGGCATCGCGCCCTTGCCGCTGGTGGACGACGACATGAGCAATCATGCCGTACGATCGTTGTCGAACGGCCCCCAGTCGTCGGTTGCGATGACAGAGCCGGTCGAGGGTCGCCGCCTGCGAGTGCTCCAGGTCGCCCACGCCTGCCACCCGCACCAGTCGATGGAGTCACGAATCGGCTGGTACCGCGCGGTCCACGCCGCTCGCCGCCACGACGTGACGGTTCTGCACGGCGACGCCACGAACGACGCCCTGCTGCGTGACGAGGCCCAGCGCCTCGGCATCGGCGACCGGATGCACTTCGTGGGCATTGATCGTTGCGGCCTCGGGGAGTTCTTCAACCGCTGGGCGACCACCTACTACGTCGGCTATCGGCTCTGGCACCGTTGTGCGTTCAAAGAGGCGCGGCGGCTGCACAGCGAGAAGCCGTTCGACCTCGCGCACCAAACCACCTACTGCGGCTACCGCGAGCCCGGCGAAGCCTGGCGGCTCGGCGTGCCGTTCGTGTGGGGGCCGGTCGGCGGAACGCAGGCGTTTCCGACGGCGTACCTGACCCAGCTCGCGCCGCGGGACGCCTGGATCGAGCTGTGCCGCAACGCGATCAACGCCTGGCAGCTGCGTTTCAGCCGGCGCGTTCACGGGGCAATCCGCCGAGCCTCGGTGGTGGTTGCCGCGACCCAGAAGGCCGCCGACGACCTTCGCAAGGCGACCGGCCGCATGACGCCGGTGTTGCTGGAGACGGCGCTGGATGTCCCGATCGTCCCCGCACGCGCGCCGCGTCAACCGGGCGAACCGTTGCGGATTCTTTGGTCGGGCCGGCTGCGGGCGTGGAAGACCTTGCCGTTGTTGCTCAAGGCGCTGCCGCTGTTGCCGCCGGATGTCGATTGGCGATTGCGGATTCTCGGCGTTGGTCCCAGCGAGAAGGCTTGGCGCCGTGAAGCAGAGCGACTCGGCGTCGCTGATCGCATCGAGTGGCTGGGTTGGCCCGACTATCGCTCGACGCTGCCGCACTACCAGTGGGCGGACGTGCTCGCGTTCACCAGCATGCGCGACACGTCGGGCACCGGCTTGCTGGAGGCCTTGGCTTCGGGAACGCCAATCGTCGGCGTTGATCACCAAGGCGCTGCGGACATCATGACGCCCGAGTGTGCGGTCCCAGTCGCGGTAGGCGCCCCGAAGGACACCGTGCGCGGGATGGCGGTCGCACTGACGCGGTTAGCGCGCGAGCCCGACTTGTGGCGCCGCCTCAGTGAAGGCGCGCGGGCCGTGGCGGCTGAGCGGCTCTGGGATGGGCAAGCCGACGTATTGCTGGGGTGGTATGAGTCCGCTGTGGCGCCGCTCGCTACGCCGCAAGCAGCAGCCGCGCGTGCGGCGGCCGCCGCACACCGTCCGGCGGCCGCCGCTGTCAGAACAACGAAACAACCCTCCGTCGGTTAA
- a CDS encoding GGDEF domain-containing protein codes for MPNTLLSTADLATLVLDATAAAYAVCNPVSGEVVWANRRFCGLFPTGFDANDLLKGRRAPDGWRLETRPLDPTAEGASQSPEALTPGSLTPESLTPGRSAPERLVLVELTPVGGENPPDPRRETDAVTNVLARGVIMATVEQRFAARQRRPFALVFLDLVDFKLVNDRHGHLVGDKCLAELGSRLHQLVRAADAVGRYGGDEFLILLDGVHDAATYAPIRDRVIEGIAEPIAIGDLVLRLGASLGVAYSTDGYDDVEAMLHAADSAMYAQKRGASLSGD; via the coding sequence GTGCCGAATACCCTGCTCTCCACCGCCGACCTCGCCACGCTGGTCCTCGACGCCACCGCGGCGGCCTACGCCGTTTGCAACCCCGTCAGTGGCGAAGTGGTGTGGGCGAATCGGCGGTTCTGCGGGCTCTTCCCCACCGGATTCGACGCCAATGACCTCCTCAAGGGGCGGCGGGCGCCGGACGGTTGGCGGCTGGAGACCCGGCCTCTCGACCCCACCGCGGAGGGCGCCAGCCAATCACCCGAAGCCCTGACGCCCGGTTCCCTGACTCCAGAGTCCCTAACGCCGGGGCGATCCGCGCCCGAGCGGCTGGTGCTGGTGGAGCTGACCCCCGTCGGCGGCGAGAATCCCCCCGACCCCCGCCGTGAAACCGACGCGGTCACCAACGTCCTGGCGCGGGGCGTCATCATGGCGACCGTCGAGCAGCGGTTTGCCGCCCGCCAACGCCGGCCCTTCGCCCTGGTCTTCCTCGACCTGGTGGACTTCAAGCTCGTCAACGACCGCCACGGCCATCTGGTCGGCGACAAGTGCCTGGCGGAGCTGGGCTCGCGGCTACATCAACTGGTGCGCGCCGCGGACGCGGTGGGCCGCTATGGGGGCGATGAGTTCCTGATCCTCCTCGACGGCGTTCACGACGCCGCGACCTACGCCCCCATCCGCGACCGGGTGATCGAAGGGATCGCCGAGCCGATCGCGATCGGTGACCTCGTCCTACGGCTCGGGGCGAGTCTCGGCGTCGCCTACTCGACCGACGGCTACGACGACGTCGAAGCGATGCTCCACGCCGCCGACTCGGCGATGTACGCCCAGAAACGCGGCGCCTCCTTGAGCGGGGATTGA
- a CDS encoding sugar transferase, with protein MLSVVRSFVELTSGRNRHRLADGYLLSPERFDLAASAERMRVDRNQSVISLLVIEPSATRNSPRDIQDLERLLAARLRLTDTAGWMRDGRLGVLLPDTPESGAWKVAEDICDQYPVGEGRPNCEVVTYPDRDRTEGNPAGDTVPPDLVGAAQSLEGGAGDALSRYDAYFLRPTPAWKRSLDIAGAAVGLLVAAPVIALAAAAVKLSSEGPAFFIQEREGYAGRRFRIYKLRTMRPDAEKLKASLRLMSEQDGPAFKMVDDPRITPIGRVLRKTSLDELPQLWNVLRGDMSLVGPRPLPVDESRACKPWQRRRLHVKPGLTCTWQIHGRNVVLFDDWIRMDLDYADRRSPWLDLVLVAKTGPCVLLRKGR; from the coding sequence ATGCTCTCCGTTGTTCGCTCCTTTGTAGAGCTTACGTCAGGACGCAACCGACATCGGCTCGCCGACGGCTATCTCTTGTCCCCAGAACGTTTTGACCTCGCCGCTTCCGCCGAGCGGATGCGGGTCGACCGGAATCAATCCGTCATCTCGCTGCTCGTTATTGAGCCGTCAGCGACCCGGAACTCGCCACGAGATATCCAGGACCTGGAACGCCTGCTGGCGGCCCGGCTCCGCTTGACGGACACGGCCGGCTGGATGCGTGACGGTCGGCTGGGAGTGCTGCTCCCGGACACCCCCGAGTCGGGCGCCTGGAAGGTGGCCGAGGACATCTGCGACCAGTACCCCGTGGGTGAGGGCAGGCCCAACTGCGAAGTCGTTACCTATCCCGACCGCGACCGCACCGAGGGCAATCCCGCCGGCGACACCGTCCCGCCCGACCTCGTCGGCGCGGCTCAATCGCTTGAGGGGGGCGCCGGAGACGCGCTGAGCCGTTACGACGCCTACTTCCTGCGGCCGACGCCGGCTTGGAAGCGGTCGCTGGATATCGCGGGGGCCGCGGTGGGCTTATTGGTAGCCGCCCCGGTCATTGCGCTCGCCGCCGCGGCGGTGAAGCTCTCCAGCGAGGGCCCGGCATTCTTCATCCAAGAGCGAGAGGGTTACGCCGGCCGGCGGTTCCGGATTTACAAGCTCCGCACCATGCGGCCCGACGCCGAGAAGCTCAAAGCCAGCCTCCGCTTGATGAGCGAGCAAGACGGCCCCGCCTTTAAGATGGTCGATGATCCGCGGATTACGCCGATTGGGCGGGTCTTGCGGAAGACCAGCCTCGACGAGCTGCCCCAGCTGTGGAACGTGCTGCGCGGCGACATGTCGCTGGTCGGCCCAAGGCCGCTGCCGGTGGACGAGTCACGGGCCTGTAAGCCCTGGCAACGGCGGCGTCTGCACGTCAAACCGGGCCTGACCTGCACCTGGCAAATCCACGGCCGGAATGTGGTGCTCTTCGACGACTGGATTAGGATGGACCTGGACTACGCCGACCGTCGTAGCCCGTGGCTCGACCTCGTTCTTGTCGCCAAGACAGGGCCCTGCGTGCTGCTGCGGAAGGGACGCTGA
- a CDS encoding DUF4332 domain-containing protein, producing the protein MRLVELVTQGDVPGSKGCVLGSISPRIAAYRADSIDASGSVTGLLAELLLGTEDVRWAGAPWVAGEATVGVSPNSTDAGDLKLRRNGSRRASKLTLAAVGQLASEARNLGPADWQQGVPATVLSAVFFSAPGQRSPLPPLLSAPVAEEFTRLASRRRRNETTTAAAEPRRYDEMLRRRDELAARIEGLLATRRQESSSLDRRLAELDESRSELADRVEELRLRVRALNDELDAAGARARYEELTRVAAEAEGRQAADEWAPRVEELDEEVARWRSTLAELEARESYLRGELARVRPDDAAPQLVLADQRASVAVAQRLVADLEAEVARFARSGGSPHCVCQDAHPRLNPLVETLGRHVARLADLVAQQDHALRTQELIAEAAQLDRSQTELRRQLEHLLERRQTLWRSSRARTAWTEAPADHAVRYDRPSAESEHRRYAEELAVLEAELASLDRERRDVAERRRRLLDAGQLGQWQRELDALQAELSRFADQPATPANGSLRASDVLARLSDGEFNELRLAPGGRSVEARDRSGRLVRQQDLTPTEQRLVAWALRLALADACHASDIAFPLVLDQPFADLDQRHAANLATCLDDYARRGRQVFLIARHGAGLDRLRGLGVPVADLQGSFLTEPVLAKPVVAPEPKPPVVHNVVREESVERSLLLDVDDAIERFPVRIPGGAEAFARARVRTIGDLIGGDPSAIAEEMQIEEVTAELVALWQAHLALVCFTPGLDLGSAKLLTECDILSVEELADANAERLGHALERRGATRATLDRVEEWVEAASDELERWRSTGYAKTWRRNRDERRQRIRDNAGRRGSKGERSRRNEDDPQRRSRRDRPERTRGQSQKGQSQEGQSRKTEEKGLRFYLDVDHDIEAAPSIGPVRAEQLKAIGVETVAHLLAADPEDLAERLDDSRVDAATIVAWQHQSGLMCRIPGLRGHDAQVLVGSGFTSAEEIAGMKPADLLQFVDPFCDTQDGQRALRGSARPDLAEVTQWVQGARQRRAVEVA; encoded by the coding sequence ATGCGGCTTGTTGAACTCGTCACCCAAGGCGACGTGCCCGGCTCGAAGGGCTGCGTATTGGGGTCGATCTCGCCCCGGATCGCCGCGTATCGCGCCGACTCGATCGATGCGAGCGGGTCCGTCACCGGCCTGTTGGCCGAGCTGCTGCTGGGGACCGAGGACGTGCGCTGGGCCGGCGCTCCGTGGGTCGCTGGCGAAGCGACGGTCGGCGTCTCTCCCAACTCAACCGACGCGGGCGACCTCAAGCTCCGCCGCAACGGCAGTCGCCGCGCGTCGAAGCTGACGCTCGCCGCCGTCGGACAACTGGCCAGCGAAGCCCGCAACCTCGGCCCCGCCGATTGGCAGCAAGGCGTGCCGGCCACGGTGCTCAGCGCGGTCTTCTTCTCGGCGCCGGGCCAGCGCTCGCCGCTGCCGCCGCTCCTATCGGCGCCGGTCGCCGAAGAGTTCACGCGCCTCGCGTCACGCCGGCGCCGCAACGAGACAACCACCGCAGCGGCCGAGCCGCGTCGCTACGACGAAATGCTCCGCCGCCGCGACGAGTTGGCGGCGCGTATCGAAGGGCTGCTCGCCACCCGGCGCCAAGAGAGCAGCTCGCTCGATCGGCGTCTGGCGGAGCTCGATGAATCACGCAGCGAGTTGGCGGACCGCGTCGAAGAACTGCGCCTTCGCGTCCGCGCGCTCAACGACGAACTCGACGCCGCCGGCGCGCGGGCGCGTTACGAAGAGCTGACGCGCGTCGCCGCCGAGGCCGAGGGGCGTCAGGCCGCCGACGAGTGGGCGCCGCGGGTCGAAGAACTCGACGAAGAGGTCGCCCGCTGGCGCTCGACGCTCGCCGAACTCGAAGCCCGTGAGTCGTACCTTCGTGGCGAACTGGCGCGCGTCCGCCCCGACGACGCGGCGCCGCAGCTGGTGCTCGCCGATCAGCGCGCGAGCGTCGCGGTCGCCCAGCGGCTGGTGGCGGACCTCGAAGCCGAGGTCGCCCGCTTCGCCCGCTCGGGAGGCTCGCCCCACTGCGTCTGCCAAGACGCCCACCCGCGGTTGAATCCCCTCGTGGAAACGCTCGGCCGCCACGTCGCCCGGCTCGCCGACCTCGTCGCGCAGCAGGACCACGCGCTGCGGACGCAAGAACTGATCGCCGAGGCGGCGCAGCTCGATCGGTCGCAGACCGAATTGCGTCGGCAGCTCGAACACCTCTTGGAGCGTCGCCAGACGCTGTGGCGCAGCAGCCGCGCCCGGACCGCCTGGACCGAGGCGCCCGCCGACCACGCCGTGCGTTACGACCGGCCCAGCGCCGAGAGCGAGCACCGCCGCTATGCCGAAGAGCTGGCGGTGCTCGAAGCGGAGTTGGCGTCGCTCGACCGTGAGCGGCGTGACGTCGCCGAACGCCGCCGGCGGCTGCTCGACGCGGGGCAACTCGGCCAGTGGCAGCGCGAACTCGACGCCTTGCAGGCCGAGCTGTCGCGATTCGCCGACCAACCGGCCACGCCAGCGAACGGCTCGCTGCGGGCGTCGGACGTGCTCGCGCGGCTCAGCGACGGCGAGTTCAACGAGCTGCGGCTCGCGCCCGGCGGCCGCTCCGTCGAGGCCCGTGACCGCAGCGGTCGCCTCGTGCGGCAACAGGACCTGACGCCGACCGAGCAGCGTCTCGTGGCGTGGGCGCTGAGGCTCGCGCTCGCCGACGCCTGCCACGCCTCGGACATCGCGTTCCCGCTGGTGCTCGACCAACCCTTCGCCGACCTCGATCAGCGCCACGCCGCCAACCTGGCGACGTGTCTCGACGACTACGCCCGTCGCGGCCGGCAGGTGTTCTTGATCGCCCGCCACGGCGCAGGGCTCGATCGTCTGCGCGGGCTTGGCGTCCCGGTCGCGGACTTGCAGGGCTCGTTTCTCACCGAGCCTGTCCTTGCCAAGCCCGTCGTCGCCCCCGAGCCAAAGCCGCCCGTCGTCCACAATGTCGTGCGTGAAGAGTCCGTCGAACGGTCGCTGCTGCTCGACGTCGACGACGCGATCGAGCGGTTCCCCGTCCGCATCCCGGGCGGCGCCGAGGCGTTCGCCCGCGCCCGCGTCCGCACGATCGGCGACCTCATCGGCGGCGACCCCAGCGCGATCGCCGAGGAGATGCAGATCGAAGAGGTGACGGCCGAGTTGGTCGCCCTCTGGCAAGCGCACCTGGCGCTGGTGTGTTTCACGCCGGGTCTCGACCTGGGTTCGGCGAAGCTGCTCACCGAGTGCGACATCCTCTCGGTCGAAGAGCTCGCCGACGCCAACGCCGAACGGCTCGGCCACGCCCTCGAGCGTCGTGGCGCGACGCGGGCCACGCTCGACCGGGTCGAGGAGTGGGTCGAAGCGGCGAGCGACGAGCTCGAGCGGTGGCGTTCCACGGGCTACGCCAAAACTTGGCGCCGCAATCGTGACGAGCGACGCCAGCGGATCCGCGACAACGCCGGCCGCCGCGGCTCGAAGGGCGAGCGCTCGCGTCGCAACGAGGACGACCCCCAGCGCCGCTCGCGCCGTGATCGCCCCGAGCGCACGCGCGGCCAGTCGCAAAAGGGCCAGTCGCAAGAGGGCCAGTCGCGAAAGACCGAAGAGAAGGGCCTACGCTTCTACCTCGACGTCGATCACGACATCGAAGCGGCGCCGTCGATCGGCCCCGTCCGGGCCGAGCAGCTGAAGGCGATCGGCGTCGAGACGGTCGCGCACCTGCTGGCGGCGGACCCCGAGGACCTCGCCGAGCGGCTCGACGATTCGCGGGTAGACGCCGCCACGATCGTCGCTTGGCAGCACCAGTCGGGCCTGATGTGCCGCATCCCGGGCCTGCGGGGCCACGACGCCCAGGTCCTGGTAGGGAGCGGCTTCACGTCGGCGGAGGAGATCGCCGGGATGAAACCGGCCGACCTTCTGCAGTTCGTCGATCCGTTCTGCGACACGCAGGATGGCCAGCGCGCGCTACGCGGCTCGGCGCGGCCCGACCTGGCGGAGGTCACGCAGTGGGTGCAAGGCGCGCGGCAACGGCGCGCCGTCGAGGTGGCCTAA